In a genomic window of Pseudomonadota bacterium:
- a CDS encoding type III pantothenate kinase: protein MLLAIDAGNTNVVFALCEGTTIKAVWRCATDPRRTADEYAAWLLQLMTLQGFGPKDVDAAIIGSVVPRAIFNLKTLCQKWFHQDPVLAGTGDANGGIRILMDPPGIIGADCLANAVAAGKLYGGPCIVVDFGTASTFSAVSADGSYEGIIIIPGPNSSLEALHQITARLPRVEIARPPRVIGKTTVLGMQSGVFWGYIGLVENLVRRMQAEYGQPMKVIATGGLSGLFSGATDIFDHVDPELTLKGLCLIHALNRP from the coding sequence ATGCTTCTGGCCATTGATGCGGGCAATACCAATGTGGTGTTTGCCCTGTGCGAGGGAACCACGATAAAAGCTGTCTGGCGCTGCGCCACCGATCCCCGGCGCACGGCGGACGAATACGCTGCTTGGCTGTTGCAGCTGATGACGCTGCAGGGATTTGGCCCAAAAGATGTAGACGCCGCCATTATCGGCAGCGTGGTGCCCCGGGCTATATTCAATCTGAAAACCCTGTGCCAGAAATGGTTTCACCAGGATCCTGTCCTGGCAGGTACCGGGGATGCAAACGGCGGAATCCGTATCCTGATGGATCCGCCGGGCATTATTGGCGCCGACTGTCTGGCCAACGCTGTGGCCGCCGGAAAGCTGTATGGCGGTCCCTGCATTGTGGTGGACTTTGGAACAGCCTCGACTTTCAGCGCAGTCAGCGCTGACGGCAGTTATGAGGGTATTATCATTATTCCTGGACCCAACAGTTCCCTGGAAGCCTTGCACCAGATCACCGCGCGCCTGCCCAGGGTCGAAATCGCCCGCCCACCGCGCGTGATCGGAAAAACCACTGTTCTGGGCATGCAGTCCGGCGTATTCTGGGGCTATATCGGTCTTGTGGAAAATCTGGTCCGGCGCATGCAGGCTGAATACGGCCAGCCCATGAAGGTCATCGCCACCGGTGGCCTGTCAGGCCTGTTCTCCGGCGCCACAGACATTTTCGACCACGTGGATCCGGAGCTGACCCTGAAAGGCCTGTGCCTGATCCATGCCCTGAACCGCCCTTGA
- a CDS encoding biotin--[acetyl-CoA-carboxylase] ligase: MKETDPVALPVGYTLVAFDTIGSTNDEAKERATAGAPSGTVVWTREQTAGRGRRGRAWVSPPGNLYCSTLLRPLLDQSARLSFAAALAIADTVRTFLPPDTPVNLKWPNDVLVHGAKISGLLLEADLTAPWIVIGIGINLAFHPPEMPYPCTDLGVHRRTAGMTDPVTPDQALPVLVQVLDRWVHIWEKQGFSAIRDAWLKQARGVGQPVTARLPDREIAGVFEALDDSGALVLRLPDGTRQTITAADVFFPEKESVSP, encoded by the coding sequence ATGAAAGAAACAGACCCCGTAGCACTTCCTGTCGGTTATACGTTAGTGGCCTTCGACACCATCGGCAGCACCAATGACGAGGCGAAGGAGAGGGCCACCGCCGGCGCCCCCTCCGGCACCGTTGTCTGGACCCGGGAACAGACAGCCGGGCGCGGTCGGCGGGGCCGGGCCTGGGTCTCACCTCCCGGTAACCTGTACTGCTCCACCCTGCTGCGCCCGTTGCTGGATCAGTCCGCACGCCTGTCGTTCGCAGCGGCTCTGGCCATTGCGGACACTGTGCGGACTTTCCTTCCGCCCGATACTCCCGTCAACCTGAAATGGCCCAATGATGTGCTGGTGCATGGCGCCAAGATCTCCGGCCTGCTGCTGGAGGCGGACCTGACAGCCCCCTGGATCGTCATCGGCATCGGGATCAACCTGGCTTTCCACCCGCCGGAAATGCCCTATCCCTGCACGGACCTGGGCGTACACCGCCGGACCGCCGGCATGACAGATCCCGTCACACCCGACCAGGCCCTGCCCGTGCTGGTCCAGGTCCTGGATCGCTGGGTCCACATCTGGGAAAAGCAGGGCTTTTCCGCCATCCGGGATGCCTGGCTGAAACAGGCCCGGGGCGTAGGCCAGCCCGTGACAGCCCGCCTGCCCGACCGGGAAATTGCCGGCGTGTTCGAGGCGCTGGACGACTCCGGTGCGCTGGTCCTGCGCCTGCCCGACGGCACCCGCCAGACCATCACCGCCGCGGATGTGTTTTTTCCTGAAAAAGAAAGCGTTTCCCCATGA
- the nuoN gene encoding NADH-quinone oxidoreductase subunit NuoN: MTVSLPLFIPALPEVYLALVAMALLMLGALRGSRVADSLHVAALAGFPGAAILMAVAVQTGGAQQVGMYGMFILDPFALVLKGLILTGAVLALLMGLRSTRDSDMGQSEYPVLVILAVTGMMVMVSANDLMSMYLGLELQGLSLYILAAFQRDRARSGEAGLKYFVLGALSSGLMLYGMSLLYGFAGSTSFDLLAQTLVSHNGNLPFGVVVGMVLVLAGMAFKVSAAPFHMWAPDVYQGAPTPVTAFFALAPKVAALGLLARILWGPFAGMDSQAQQVLVFLSAASMIVGAFGAIRQDNIKRLLAYSSIGHAGYALIGLAAGSSEGVRGLLFYMVVYMLTSAGAFGVVLAMRRHGEPVEKLSDLAGLARTHMPLALAMLVFMFSMAGIPPAAGFFAKFFIFQAAVEAGGSQPLLLGLAILGVLSSVVAAFYYLNIVRIMWLEEPVASLDKVEGASLRLVIAGTALLTFPAFLALVNPVMDLAAWAAGSITG, translated from the coding sequence ATGACTGTATCTCTCCCCCTCTTCATCCCGGCCCTGCCGGAAGTGTATCTGGCCCTGGTGGCCATGGCCCTGCTGATGCTGGGCGCCCTGCGTGGCAGCCGTGTGGCGGACAGTCTGCACGTGGCCGCCCTGGCCGGCTTTCCGGGCGCTGCAATCCTGATGGCCGTAGCCGTCCAGACCGGCGGGGCACAGCAGGTGGGGATGTACGGCATGTTCATCCTGGACCCCTTCGCCCTGGTCCTGAAAGGCCTGATCCTGACGGGCGCGGTACTGGCCCTGCTCATGGGCCTGCGCTCCACCCGGGACAGCGACATGGGCCAGTCTGAATATCCCGTTCTGGTGATCCTGGCCGTTACCGGCATGATGGTCATGGTGTCGGCCAACGACCTGATGTCCATGTACCTGGGGCTGGAGCTTCAGGGTCTGTCCCTGTACATCCTGGCCGCCTTCCAGCGGGACCGTGCCCGTTCGGGCGAGGCGGGGCTGAAATATTTCGTTCTGGGCGCCCTGTCCTCGGGCCTGATGCTGTACGGCATGTCGCTGCTCTATGGCTTTGCAGGCAGCACCTCGTTCGACCTGCTGGCCCAGACCTTGGTCAGCCATAACGGCAACCTGCCCTTTGGCGTGGTGGTGGGTATGGTCCTGGTCCTGGCGGGCATGGCGTTCAAGGTCTCGGCCGCACCCTTCCATATGTGGGCGCCGGACGTCTATCAGGGCGCCCCGACCCCGGTGACCGCCTTTTTCGCCCTGGCGCCCAAGGTGGCGGCACTGGGCCTTCTGGCCCGCATCCTGTGGGGCCCGTTCGCCGGCATGGACAGCCAGGCCCAGCAGGTCCTGGTGTTCCTGTCTGCCGCCTCCATGATCGTGGGGGCCTTCGGCGCCATCCGGCAGGACAACATCAAGCGCCTGCTGGCCTACAGCTCGATCGGCCATGCGGGCTATGCCCTCATCGGCCTTGCAGCCGGCAGCAGCGAAGGCGTGCGCGGCCTGCTGTTCTATATGGTCGTGTACATGCTCACCTCCGCCGGAGCCTTTGGCGTTGTGCTGGCCATGCGCCGGCACGGAGAGCCGGTGGAAAAACTCTCTGACCTGGCCGGGCTGGCCCGCACCCACATGCCCCTCGCGCTGGCCATGCTGGTGTTCATGTTTTCCATGGCGGGCATTCCGCCGGCCGCAGGCTTTTTCGCCAAATTCTTCATCTTCCAGGCCGCCGTGGAAGCGGGTGGCAGCCAGCCCCTGCTGCTGGGCCTGGCCATCCTGGGCGTGCTCTCCAGCGTGGTGGCCGCGTTCTATTACCTGAACATCGTCCGTATCATGTGGCTGGAAGAACCTGTCGCCTCCCTGGATAAAGTGGAAGGCGCCAGCCTGCGCCTGGTCATTGCCGGCACAGCCCTGCTGACCTTCCCGGCCTTTCTGGCGCTGGTCAATCCGGTCATGGACCTGGCCGCCTGGGCGGCGGGGTCGATTACGGGGTGA
- a CDS encoding NADH-quinone oxidoreductase subunit M yields the protein MPDFPLLSILLCLPLAGSLLILLLARDDSTAAQQRAKVTALGTSLATFVLSLGLWVWFDPANSSFQFEESIPWMPTWGISWRLGVDGISMPFVLLSTFLTPVCILSAWSAIKKRVREFMVAFLVLETLMVGVFASLDIVLFYVFFEGVLIPMFLIIGIWGGARRIYASFKFFLYTLLGSVLMLLAVLALYLKAGTTDIPTLMTTDLPATLQTWLWLAFFASFAVKVPMWPVHTWLPDAHVEAPTAGSVILAGVLLKMGGYGFLRFSIPIFPQATEFFTPLVFGLSVVAIIYTSLVALVQKDMKKLIAYSSVAHMGFVTLGMFSLNEQGIQGSMFQMLSHGLVSGALFLCVGVVYDRLHTREIARYGGLVNIMPRYAVVFMVFMLASVGLPGTSGFVGEFLSLQGAFMVRTWVAALAALGVILGAAYMLLLYRRVVFGPVVHEDVRTLRDLTWRETVTFVPVVALVLWMGIYPGPVLDISAASVRSLITDYQARLAAARKAADLAPFRLEVSGP from the coding sequence ATGCCTGACTTTCCGCTGCTGTCCATTCTGCTGTGCCTGCCCCTGGCGGGAAGCCTGCTGATCCTGCTTCTGGCCCGGGACGATTCCACCGCGGCGCAGCAGAGAGCCAAAGTCACAGCCTTGGGCACCTCCCTGGCCACTTTCGTCCTGTCGCTGGGCCTGTGGGTGTGGTTCGACCCCGCCAACTCCAGCTTCCAGTTCGAGGAGAGCATCCCCTGGATGCCCACGTGGGGCATTTCCTGGCGCCTTGGCGTGGACGGCATTTCCATGCCCTTTGTCCTGCTGTCCACCTTCCTGACGCCCGTATGTATCCTGTCCGCCTGGAGCGCCATCAAAAAGCGCGTGCGGGAGTTCATGGTGGCCTTCCTGGTGCTGGAAACCCTGATGGTGGGGGTCTTCGCGTCACTGGACATCGTGCTGTTCTACGTTTTCTTTGAGGGCGTGCTGATCCCCATGTTCCTGATCATCGGGATCTGGGGCGGCGCGCGGCGCATCTATGCCTCGTTCAAGTTTTTCCTGTACACCCTGCTGGGCTCGGTCCTCATGCTGCTGGCTGTCCTGGCCCTGTACCTGAAGGCCGGCACCACCGACATTCCCACGCTGATGACCACGGATCTGCCCGCCACCCTGCAGACCTGGCTGTGGCTGGCCTTTTTCGCCTCATTCGCGGTCAAGGTACCCATGTGGCCCGTGCACACCTGGCTGCCCGATGCGCACGTGGAAGCGCCCACAGCGGGCTCGGTCATCCTGGCGGGTGTGCTGCTGAAGATGGGCGGATACGGCTTCCTGCGGTTTTCCATTCCCATATTCCCGCAGGCCACGGAGTTCTTCACGCCGCTGGTCTTTGGCCTGAGCGTCGTCGCCATCATCTATACGTCGCTGGTGGCCCTGGTCCAGAAGGACATGAAAAAGCTGATCGCCTATTCGTCCGTGGCGCACATGGGATTTGTGACCCTGGGTATGTTCTCCCTCAATGAGCAGGGAATCCAGGGCAGCATGTTCCAGATGCTGTCCCATGGCCTGGTGTCCGGCGCGCTGTTCCTGTGCGTGGGCGTGGTCTATGACCGTCTTCACACGCGGGAGATTGCCCGCTATGGCGGCCTGGTGAACATCATGCCCAGGTACGCCGTTGTGTTCATGGTGTTCATGCTGGCCTCGGTCGGCTTGCCGGGAACCAGCGGTTTCGTGGGCGAGTTCCTCAGCCTCCAGGGCGCCTTTATGGTCAGAACCTGGGTCGCCGCCCTGGCCGCGCTGGGTGTTATCCTGGGCGCAGCGTACATGCTGCTGCTGTACCGCAGGGTGGTGTTCGGCCCCGTGGTGCATGAGGATGTGCGCACCCTGCGCGACCTGACCTGGCGCGAGACTGTCACTTTCGTCCCCGTCGTTGCCCTGGTGCTGTGGATGGGCATTTACCCGGGCCCGGTCCTGGATATATCTGCCGCCTCTGTCCGGTCCCTGATCACCGACTACCAGGCCCGCCTTGCCGCAGCGCGGAAAGCGGCAGACCTTGCCCCCTTCAGGCTCGAGGTATCAGGCCCATGA